One Prevotella intermedia ATCC 25611 = DSM 20706 DNA window includes the following coding sequences:
- a CDS encoding SulP family inorganic anion transporter — MKLFGYAPVFWTSLREYSKESLSADAMAGIIVGIVALPLAIAFAIASGVSPEKGIITAVIAGFIISVFGGSKVQIGGPTGAFIVIVYGIIQDYGFDGLMVATIMAGLFLILLGFLKLGTIIKYIPYPIVVGFTAGIALTIFTTQVKDLFGLTVTNMPSDFLSKWVTYGQSLSTINWWSTAVGFLSIVIITNTKRFSKKIPGSLVAIVVMTLAAWILQQYCGVCSIETIGDRFTISNKLPELSLPTINFEIMKGLVAPALTIALLGAIESLLSATVADGVTGERHDSNSELIGQGLANMLVPLFGGIPATGAIARTMTNINNGGKSPLAGVVHAIVLLLIFLFMIPLAQYIPMSCLAGVLVVVAYNMSGWRTFAALLKTPKSDIVILLVTFLLTVVFDLTVAIQVGLLIACLLLMRRVAEITDVRLITDKINLNDDTDVLLDKKYLTIPDGVEVYEIYGPYFFGLGNRFEELMSTMGDKSKVRIIRMRKVPFIDSTGLHNLAVMCEQSRKQGIPIVLSGVLPNVENVLLKAKFDELLGRENICSHINLALERAQQIVLTATK; from the coding sequence ATGAAGCTATTTGGATACGCTCCCGTATTTTGGACATCTTTGAGAGAATACAGCAAAGAGAGTTTAAGTGCTGACGCAATGGCAGGTATCATTGTTGGCATTGTTGCATTACCTTTAGCCATTGCTTTTGCAATAGCATCGGGCGTTTCTCCAGAAAAAGGTATTATAACAGCCGTAATTGCAGGATTCATTATTTCTGTTTTTGGTGGCAGTAAAGTGCAAATCGGTGGTCCTACTGGTGCTTTCATCGTTATTGTTTATGGCATTATTCAAGACTATGGCTTCGATGGACTTATGGTAGCCACCATTATGGCTGGTTTATTTCTTATTTTACTTGGTTTTCTGAAGTTGGGAACCATCATAAAATACATTCCTTATCCTATTGTAGTAGGTTTTACGGCAGGTATTGCCCTTACTATTTTTACTACTCAAGTGAAAGATTTGTTTGGTTTGACGGTAACCAATATGCCTTCAGACTTCTTGAGTAAATGGGTAACATACGGTCAATCGTTAAGTACCATCAATTGGTGGAGCACTGCGGTTGGTTTTTTAAGCATAGTTATTATTACGAACACAAAGCGTTTTTCAAAGAAAATTCCGGGTTCGTTAGTTGCAATTGTTGTCATGACTTTGGCAGCTTGGATATTGCAGCAATATTGTGGGGTGTGCTCTATAGAAACCATTGGCGACCGCTTTACTATTAGCAATAAATTGCCCGAACTGTCTTTGCCAACTATCAACTTTGAAATTATGAAAGGTTTGGTAGCTCCTGCGCTCACAATTGCCTTGCTTGGAGCTATTGAGTCGTTGCTCTCTGCCACTGTTGCTGATGGTGTAACAGGTGAACGGCACGATTCTAATTCTGAACTGATAGGGCAGGGACTTGCCAATATGCTTGTACCATTGTTTGGCGGAATACCTGCTACGGGTGCTATTGCACGTACAATGACCAATATAAACAACGGCGGTAAATCGCCTCTTGCAGGTGTTGTTCACGCTATCGTGCTTTTGCTAATCTTCTTGTTTATGATACCTTTGGCGCAATATATACCAATGTCGTGTTTGGCGGGTGTATTGGTTGTAGTGGCTTACAATATGAGCGGTTGGAGAACTTTTGCAGCTTTGCTTAAAACACCTAAGTCGGATATTGTTATTTTGCTTGTTACCTTCCTCCTTACTGTGGTATTCGACCTTACGGTTGCTATCCAAGTAGGCTTGCTTATTGCTTGTTTGCTACTGATGCGTCGTGTAGCGGAAATAACAGACGTGCGTCTTATCACCGATAAGATTAATTTGAACGATGATACCGATGTGCTGTTGGATAAGAAGTATCTTACCATTCCCGATGGTGTGGAAGTGTACGAAATCTATGGTCCTTATTTCTTTGGACTTGGCAACCGTTTCGAGGAACTTATGTCTACTATGGGTGATAAGTCGAAAGTCCGTATTATTCGTATGCGTAAAGTGCCGTTCATTGATTCTACGGGACTTCATAATCTTGCTGTAATGTGCGAACAATCGCGTAAACAAGGCATACCAATTGTACTGTCGGGTGTCCTCCCGAATGTAGAAAACGTATTGTTGAAAGCCAAATTCGACGAACTTTTAGGTCGTGAGAACATTTGTAGCCATATCAATTTAGCACTGGAACGTGCACAACAAATCGTATTGACTGCAACGAAATAA
- a CDS encoding OstA-like protein, producing MRRNNKGITNLYGHRIFNYLILCLFGLSVSLSVSAQKDKQKQGAKVYIDHADILRYNQMEMPNVQIAKGNVKFRYKDMTLLCDSAYLNEQQSTFQALGNVDLKRKDGTHITCQRAYYDGYLQTLRARERVVVRQPLKSLKCDSLDYNMVSNVANYFGGRGTLTYGNSVVVADQGDYNTNTHDANFYGNVVIHTPKYDINTPTARGNTDTGLMNVLGKSVIRTKRGEVVHTNDGTYNSKTDYMQLNGYSTIKSPQRDIEGNNIIYNSTTGDAEGHGNVKINDKVNKRTIMGEDVTYNSKTGHTQGHGKVKIIDHKEQRTITGEDVIYNANTGHSEGHGNVKIVDDLKKRTITGDHLLYNSKTHVGEGKGNVDYIDYKSKHAFKGDYVHYTDTAAIAYGGTPGPVAKDFSESNDTLFIHADTISMKAFNIDTPQAYRKIFGVDNVRAYRTDIQAVCGFFIANTKDSCLVMYQEPIVWSDNRQLLGDSIKVFMNDSTIREAHILGNALSIEELNDKEHYNQIASKTMHAQFVEGKIRTAQAISNVVTIYYPIEERDSSLIGLNYLETDTMRIYMSPQRQLEKIWTNKFTSTLYPITQIPPDKTLLPNFHWYEAVRPKDKYDIFRKVARKDDTDIRPSEVATPPRQQIANQ from the coding sequence ATGAGGCGAAATAACAAAGGAATAACGAACTTATACGGGCATAGAATCTTCAATTACTTGATTCTATGCCTGTTTGGACTAAGCGTGTCGCTCTCTGTTTCTGCACAAAAAGATAAGCAGAAGCAGGGAGCTAAGGTGTATATTGACCACGCAGACATCTTGCGTTACAACCAAATGGAGATGCCTAACGTGCAAATAGCAAAGGGAAACGTTAAGTTTCGATATAAGGACATGACCTTGTTGTGCGATAGTGCTTATCTTAACGAACAGCAAAGTACGTTTCAAGCACTTGGGAATGTAGACTTAAAACGCAAAGACGGCACACATATCACCTGCCAGCGAGCTTATTACGATGGTTATTTGCAAACCTTAAGAGCACGCGAAAGGGTTGTTGTGCGCCAACCACTTAAGTCGCTGAAGTGCGATAGTCTGGATTACAATATGGTTTCAAATGTAGCCAATTACTTCGGTGGACGTGGCACATTGACCTATGGCAACAGCGTGGTAGTGGCTGACCAAGGCGATTACAACACCAACACACACGATGCAAACTTCTATGGCAATGTTGTAATACACACACCGAAGTATGATATCAATACTCCTACGGCGCGCGGAAATACCGATACGGGCTTGATGAACGTATTGGGGAAATCGGTTATTCGTACTAAACGAGGCGAGGTTGTGCATACGAACGATGGAACATACAACAGCAAAACCGATTATATGCAGCTGAATGGCTATTCTACAATTAAATCGCCACAGCGTGATATCGAAGGAAACAATATAATTTACAACAGTACAACAGGCGATGCAGAAGGCCATGGCAACGTAAAGATAAACGATAAGGTAAACAAACGCACCATAATGGGCGAAGATGTTACTTATAATAGCAAGACTGGACATACCCAAGGACATGGCAAAGTTAAGATAATCGACCACAAAGAGCAACGCACCATAACTGGAGAAGACGTTATTTACAATGCAAATACTGGACACAGCGAAGGACATGGCAACGTAAAGATTGTAGACGACCTAAAGAAACGCACCATAACGGGCGACCACCTATTATATAATAGCAAGACGCACGTTGGCGAAGGCAAAGGTAATGTAGACTATATAGATTATAAAAGTAAGCACGCATTTAAGGGTGATTATGTTCATTACACCGATACGGCAGCCATTGCATACGGTGGGACCCCTGGTCCTGTTGCCAAAGACTTCTCGGAAAGTAACGATACATTGTTTATTCACGCAGATACCATTAGCATGAAAGCCTTTAATATTGATACGCCACAAGCATATCGTAAGATTTTTGGTGTAGATAATGTGCGTGCCTATCGTACCGATATACAAGCCGTATGTGGCTTTTTCATTGCCAACACGAAAGATTCTTGCTTGGTAATGTACCAAGAGCCTATCGTTTGGAGTGATAACAGACAATTGTTAGGTGACTCTATTAAAGTGTTTATGAACGATTCTACTATTCGCGAGGCACATATTTTAGGCAATGCGCTATCAATAGAAGAACTTAACGACAAGGAACATTACAACCAAATAGCATCGAAAACAATGCATGCACAGTTTGTTGAAGGCAAAATAAGGACAGCACAAGCCATTAGCAACGTGGTAACGATATACTATCCAATAGAAGAAAGAGACAGTTCGCTTATAGGTTTGAACTATTTGGAAACCGATACGATGCGTATCTATATGTCTCCCCAACGACAGTTAGAGAAGATTTGGACAAACAAGTTCACATCTACCTTGTACCCTATCACTCAAATTCCACCCGATAAAACATTGCTTCCAAACTTTCATTGGTACGAAGCCGTAAGACCCAAAGACAAGTACGACATATTTAGAAAGGTGGCACGAAAAGACGATACAGATATTCGCCCAAGCGAAGTGGCTACGCCACCACGCCAACAGATTGCTAACCAATAA
- a CDS encoding peptidylprolyl isomerase: protein MNIRKYCVASILAGTAITMMGLPAGLLSTAQFVPKNDSTEVEAANPESVVDEVLWVVGDEPILKSDVEIMRLQSEAEGVKWKKNPNCEILEQIAVQKLFLTQAALDSIVVTESEIAQGVEQQINAWIAIPQIGSKEKLEEYQHKSIAQIRQDLHDDFKNRQLVQKMQEKLVGEVKVSPAEVREYFKKLPTDSIPMIPTNVEVQILTQTPRIEAEEVSRIKDQLRNYTERVTNGETSFETLARLYSEDPGSARKGGELGYMGRGMLDPAFAAAAFNLTDPKKISKVVESDFGYHIIQLIDRRGDKINCRHILLKPRVSDAALEAATNRLDSISNDIKAGKFTFDEATAFISDDKDTRNNHGLMINATGMARTSHFAMKDLPSEIARVVETMKVGDISAPFKMIDARGKEVCAIIKLKSRVDEHRATITEDLQPMKDIVIAKKRQDIIHKWIEKKVKETYVKMAPEYRDCDFEYEGWIR from the coding sequence ATGAATATAAGAAAATATTGTGTAGCATCTATTCTTGCTGGCACTGCCATTACAATGATGGGCTTGCCAGCTGGATTGCTATCTACTGCTCAGTTTGTACCGAAAAACGACTCAACAGAAGTCGAGGCTGCCAACCCCGAAAGTGTTGTCGATGAGGTGCTATGGGTAGTGGGCGATGAGCCTATTCTTAAGTCTGACGTCGAAATTATGCGTTTGCAAAGCGAAGCTGAAGGCGTAAAATGGAAGAAAAATCCTAATTGTGAGATTCTCGAACAGATTGCTGTACAAAAGCTTTTCTTGACTCAGGCTGCATTAGACAGTATTGTTGTAACCGAATCGGAAATAGCACAAGGCGTAGAACAGCAAATCAACGCTTGGATTGCAATTCCTCAGATAGGTTCAAAAGAGAAGTTGGAAGAGTATCAACACAAGAGTATTGCACAGATACGACAAGATTTGCACGACGATTTCAAGAATCGTCAATTGGTACAGAAGATGCAAGAGAAACTCGTAGGCGAAGTAAAGGTATCGCCAGCAGAAGTGCGCGAATACTTTAAAAAACTTCCTACGGACAGCATACCTATGATTCCAACCAATGTTGAAGTACAAATTCTAACGCAAACTCCAAGGATAGAGGCAGAAGAAGTAAGTAGAATAAAAGATCAACTCCGCAATTATACGGAACGCGTAACGAATGGAGAAACTTCTTTTGAGACATTGGCACGTCTTTATTCTGAAGACCCAGGCTCTGCACGTAAAGGTGGCGAGTTGGGATATATGGGGCGTGGTATGCTCGACCCTGCATTTGCAGCTGCAGCATTCAACTTAACCGACCCTAAGAAGATTTCAAAGGTAGTGGAAAGCGACTTCGGTTACCATATCATACAGTTGATAGACCGTCGTGGCGATAAAATAAATTGCCGTCACATCTTGTTGAAACCGAGAGTATCAGATGCAGCATTAGAGGCTGCAACCAATCGTTTGGATTCTATTTCCAATGATATTAAAGCAGGAAAGTTCACTTTCGATGAAGCTACTGCTTTCATTTCAGACGACAAGGATACGAGAAACAATCACGGACTTATGATAAATGCTACTGGAATGGCACGTACTTCTCACTTTGCAATGAAAGACCTGCCTTCCGAAATAGCCCGTGTTGTAGAAACAATGAAGGTTGGCGATATATCAGCACCTTTCAAAATGATAGATGCAAGAGGCAAAGAAGTTTGTGCTATCATTAAATTGAAGAGCAGAGTAGACGAACATCGTGCCACAATTACTGAAGACTTACAACCCATGAAGGATATTGTTATTGCGAAAAAGCGTCAGGACATTATCCACAAATGGATTGAAAAGAAGGTAAAAGAAACTTATGTTAAGATGGCACCAGAGTATCGAGACTGTGATTTCGAATATGAAGGTTGGATTAGATGA
- a CDS encoding OmpA family protein, translated as MKKFLMVLAFASVSMAGFAQEEVPTKKHSVATNSFWSNWFVQVGADWNAWYSGQEHGAHLDRSPIKDFRSNPGAAVAIGKWFTPGLGLRIKAQGIWGKRVGANDSPTSQVDNDNKYWITQGQAMFNLSNMLCGYNEKRVWNVIPFVGAGVGRSMSENYYATGISAGIQSSWRVSKVVRIYAEAGWNRYEGDLDGYDQGYGNRGWDSHDNNLYAELGLQFNLGKSGWEKTPDLDAINAQHQAALDALNSRLRDAEAENARLREALANQKPVETISESVKELISTPISVFFNIDKTNIASQKDLVNVRALAKYAVENNNNLLVTGYADSATGTPQRNQWLSEERAKTLAGELVKMGVQSNKITQVGKGGVETLTPISFNRRATVQVTD; from the coding sequence ATGAAAAAATTTTTAATGGTATTAGCATTTGCTAGCGTATCAATGGCTGGCTTTGCTCAAGAAGAAGTGCCTACAAAAAAGCATAGTGTTGCCACCAATTCATTTTGGAGCAATTGGTTTGTTCAGGTAGGTGCAGATTGGAATGCATGGTATTCTGGTCAGGAACATGGTGCTCACTTGGACAGAAGTCCTATCAAGGATTTCCGCAGCAACCCAGGTGCAGCAGTAGCTATTGGTAAATGGTTCACTCCAGGTCTTGGTCTTCGTATCAAGGCACAAGGTATTTGGGGTAAGCGCGTAGGAGCTAATGATTCGCCAACTTCACAAGTAGACAATGACAACAAGTATTGGATTACACAAGGTCAGGCTATGTTCAACCTTAGCAATATGCTCTGCGGTTACAACGAAAAGCGCGTTTGGAATGTTATTCCTTTTGTTGGTGCTGGTGTTGGTCGTTCTATGAGCGAGAACTATTATGCTACAGGTATTAGCGCAGGTATTCAGTCTTCTTGGCGTGTAAGCAAAGTTGTACGCATCTATGCCGAAGCTGGTTGGAATCGCTACGAAGGCGACCTTGATGGTTACGACCAAGGGTACGGCAATCGTGGTTGGGACTCACACGACAACAACCTCTATGCTGAATTGGGTCTTCAGTTCAACCTCGGCAAGTCTGGTTGGGAAAAGACTCCAGACCTCGATGCTATCAATGCACAACATCAAGCTGCTCTCGATGCTTTGAATTCACGTCTCCGCGATGCTGAAGCTGAAAATGCTCGTCTCCGCGAAGCACTTGCAAACCAGAAGCCAGTTGAGACTATAAGCGAATCTGTTAAGGAATTGATTTCTACTCCTATCTCAGTATTCTTCAACATCGACAAGACAAACATCGCTTCTCAGAAGGACCTCGTAAACGTACGTGCTCTTGCTAAGTATGCTGTTGAGAACAACAACAACCTCCTCGTTACAGGTTATGCTGATAGCGCAACAGGTACTCCACAGCGCAACCAATGGTTGTCTGAAGAACGTGCTAAGACTTTGGCAGGCGAACTTGTTAAGATGGGTGTTCAATCTAACAAGATTACTCAAGTTGGTAAGGGTGGTGTAGAAACATTGACACCAATCTCTTTCAACCGTCGTGCAACTGTTCAGGTTACAGACTAA
- a CDS encoding DUF6630 family protein yields the protein MKEKLSNGCISIAITVIPFAMLWGAISMFKHGEYIKGSICVFGALLFGIPIFIGWFSKSNSIKEDKPSVPRLPLPATKEELIKLAKHITGEDKEIMKVVLRSLENPKTFCQMEIKAVPEQLYDYQDLLFDWYEEEDNDTNLRSIVMLFAIGNANFIAGFDWKDDLETFLWKMRGLRCLQQHNLPIDDASLAADGDISQWCLLLNEQWKPLGFQSLISFESVLFP from the coding sequence ATGAAAGAGAAACTATCCAATGGTTGCATCAGTATTGCTATCACTGTAATTCCTTTCGCGATGCTGTGGGGAGCCATCAGTATGTTCAAGCATGGTGAATATATCAAGGGCAGCATCTGTGTGTTTGGAGCCTTGCTATTCGGTATCCCAATATTCATAGGTTGGTTTTCGAAGTCAAATAGTATAAAAGAGGATAAACCTTCTGTACCAAGACTGCCACTTCCTGCTACGAAAGAAGAATTAATAAAATTAGCAAAGCATATTACAGGGGAGGACAAAGAGATAATGAAGGTCGTTCTTCGGAGTTTAGAGAATCCCAAGACTTTCTGTCAGATGGAAATAAAAGCTGTTCCAGAACAATTATACGATTATCAAGACTTGTTATTCGATTGGTATGAAGAAGAAGATAACGATACAAATCTACGAAGTATAGTTATGCTCTTTGCGATTGGCAACGCCAACTTCATTGCTGGATTCGACTGGAAAGACGATTTGGAGACATTCCTATGGAAAATGCGAGGCCTGAGATGCCTGCAACAGCATAATCTTCCCATTGATGATGCTTCTTTAGCAGCCGATGGCGACATTTCCCAATGGTGCCTTCTGCTTAACGAGCAGTGGAAACCTCTCGGCTTTCAGTCACTGATTAGCTTTGAATCTGTTTTATTTCCTTAA
- the mutL gene encoding DNA mismatch repair endonuclease MutL, with protein MSDIIQLLPDSVANQIAAGEVIQRPASVVKELVENAVDAGAKTINVLIVDAGRTSIQVIDDGKGMSETDARLSFERHATSKIRKADDLFALTTMGFRGEALASIAAVAQIELKTRQEKDDIGTSLSISGSKFIGQEPCVCPVGSNFKVENLFFNVPARRKFLKSNTTELNNIISAFERIVLVYPNITFTLHSNGVEIFSLKACSLRQRVVEVFGKRLNQNLLPVEVETTLCRIYGFVGKPESAKKKGALQYFFVNDRYMKHPYFNKAVANAFERLVPFGEQVPYFLYFEVPAENIDVNIHPTKTEIKFENEQAIWQILMAAVKEALGRFNDIPAIDFDTEGKPNIPVFNPSANVSAPTVNFNPSYNPFKETKSSKSSAASQTQWEELYKGLNEDFSTDTENVLSAPNQSDEQSIFTSNEVGKASVAEERSPAHYQYKGCYIMTAVKSGLMIIDQHRAHVRILYEQYLKQLKEHTSHTQKMLFPEMVNLPTSNEATLQKVLSEMQTMGFELSNMGGGSYAVNGVPAGIEGLNISVLVGDMVASTLEDGSSVNEEIDKALALSLARNAAIPHGQVLGNEEMENLINELFACNNVNYTPTGKTILTILKQLDIEKMLE; from the coding sequence ATGAGCGATATAATACAACTTTTACCAGACAGTGTGGCAAACCAAATTGCTGCAGGAGAGGTTATACAGCGTCCAGCTTCCGTAGTAAAAGAATTGGTAGAGAACGCTGTTGATGCTGGTGCAAAGACAATAAACGTTCTGATAGTCGATGCTGGGCGTACGTCAATACAAGTTATTGATGATGGGAAAGGTATGTCGGAAACCGATGCGCGCCTTTCTTTCGAACGCCACGCCACATCTAAAATACGGAAAGCCGACGACCTTTTTGCTTTAACTACAATGGGGTTTCGTGGCGAAGCATTAGCTTCTATTGCTGCGGTAGCCCAGATAGAACTAAAAACACGCCAAGAAAAAGACGATATAGGTACTTCGCTCTCTATTTCTGGCAGCAAGTTCATTGGGCAAGAACCTTGCGTTTGTCCCGTAGGTAGCAACTTCAAAGTAGAAAATCTCTTCTTTAATGTGCCTGCACGACGCAAGTTCCTAAAGTCGAACACAACAGAACTGAACAATATCATCTCTGCTTTCGAACGCATCGTATTGGTATATCCTAACATTACTTTTACGCTACACTCCAACGGAGTTGAAATATTTTCGCTGAAAGCGTGTAGCTTACGCCAACGAGTAGTTGAAGTTTTTGGTAAGCGACTCAATCAAAACCTACTTCCAGTAGAAGTGGAAACAACACTTTGTCGCATTTATGGTTTTGTTGGCAAGCCCGAATCAGCAAAGAAGAAAGGTGCATTGCAATATTTCTTTGTGAACGACCGCTATATGAAACACCCCTACTTCAATAAAGCAGTAGCCAATGCTTTCGAACGTTTGGTGCCTTTTGGCGAACAGGTACCTTACTTCCTGTACTTTGAAGTGCCCGCAGAGAATATAGATGTAAATATACATCCCACCAAAACAGAGATAAAGTTTGAGAACGAACAAGCTATTTGGCAAATTCTTATGGCTGCAGTAAAAGAAGCATTGGGCAGGTTCAACGATATACCAGCTATTGATTTTGATACAGAAGGTAAGCCTAACATTCCTGTTTTCAATCCTTCAGCAAACGTAAGTGCGCCTACCGTAAACTTCAATCCAAGTTACAACCCATTCAAAGAAACTAAGAGCAGCAAGTCTTCTGCTGCATCGCAAACACAATGGGAAGAACTTTATAAGGGGTTAAATGAAGACTTTTCAACAGATACAGAGAATGTATTATCTGCTCCGAACCAATCTGACGAACAGTCAATCTTCACTTCCAACGAAGTTGGTAAAGCGAGCGTTGCTGAAGAGCGTTCGCCCGCTCATTATCAATATAAAGGTTGCTACATTATGACTGCTGTAAAGTCGGGACTAATGATTATCGACCAACATCGCGCGCACGTACGTATATTATACGAACAGTATCTGAAACAACTGAAAGAACATACTTCCCACACGCAGAAGATGCTTTTTCCAGAAATGGTAAACCTGCCTACAAGTAACGAAGCTACATTACAAAAGGTACTTTCAGAAATGCAAACAATGGGGTTTGAACTGAGCAATATGGGCGGTGGAAGCTATGCTGTGAATGGCGTGCCTGCTGGTATCGAGGGCTTAAACATATCAGTCCTTGTTGGCGATATGGTAGCATCAACTCTTGAAGATGGCAGTTCTGTGAACGAAGAAATAGACAAAGCGTTAGCTTTAAGCCTTGCACGAAATGCTGCCATACCGCATGGGCAGGTCTTAGGAAACGAGGAAATGGAGAATTTAATAAACGAGCTGTTTGCTTGCAATAATGTAAACTATACCCCAACTGGCAAGACGATATTGACAATATTAAAGCAACTTGACATTGAAAAGATGCTGGAATAA
- a CDS encoding peptidylprolyl isomerase, with the protein MRIIAFFAAALLSSTMVFAQQNDPVIMTVNGQPINRSEFEYSYNKNNTEGVIDKKSVEEYVDLFINYKLKVQAALDAKLDTLTSFKQEFMTYRDQQVRPSMITDADVEAEARKIYKETRDRIENSGGLVRCAHILLALKQKATDSEQTAIANRADSIYNVLKKGGNFAELAKKYSSDPGSAARGGELPLITKGQTVQSFETALFSMKPGEISHPVLSPFGYHIIKYIEKEEFQPYDSLKADIYHFIEARNLREQIIDQKLKDMAVEAGNGVTPQQLVEKRLAEMEAKDANLKHLIREYHDGLLLIEMSTRTIWDKAAADEEGLQSFFKKNKKNYAWKEPRFKGIAYHVQNQGDVKAVKNCIAKVPFKEWGKTLRTTFNNDSTIRVRVEKGLFKAGDNALVDREIFKQKTEVKPVKDYPIDAVYGKKLKAPEELDDVRSQVVSDYQEVLEKEWVKDLRKKYAVTVNREVLATVNKH; encoded by the coding sequence ATGAGAATAATAGCATTTTTCGCTGCCGCACTGCTTAGCAGCACGATGGTTTTTGCACAACAAAACGACCCTGTCATCATGACTGTAAATGGTCAGCCCATTAATCGTTCTGAATTTGAGTATTCTTACAACAAGAATAATACAGAAGGAGTAATTGACAAGAAGTCGGTAGAAGAATATGTAGACTTGTTTATCAATTACAAATTGAAAGTGCAAGCGGCATTAGATGCGAAACTCGATACGCTTACTTCTTTTAAACAGGAGTTTATGACTTATCGCGACCAGCAGGTACGCCCATCAATGATTACCGATGCAGACGTAGAAGCAGAGGCACGGAAGATTTATAAGGAAACAAGAGACAGAATAGAAAATAGTGGCGGCTTGGTTCGCTGTGCGCATATCTTGCTTGCACTCAAGCAAAAAGCCACCGACAGCGAGCAAACGGCAATTGCCAACAGAGCCGACTCTATATATAATGTGCTGAAAAAAGGTGGTAACTTTGCCGAATTGGCAAAGAAATATTCTTCCGACCCTGGTTCAGCAGCACGTGGCGGAGAGTTGCCTTTGATTACGAAAGGACAGACCGTACAGAGCTTTGAAACAGCTTTGTTCTCTATGAAACCAGGCGAAATAAGCCACCCCGTGCTGTCGCCATTTGGCTATCACATCATTAAGTATATCGAAAAAGAGGAATTTCAACCATACGACTCTTTAAAAGCAGACATTTATCACTTCATTGAGGCACGCAACTTGCGCGAACAAATCATTGACCAAAAGCTGAAGGATATGGCGGTAGAGGCAGGAAATGGCGTAACCCCACAACAGTTGGTGGAAAAGAGACTTGCGGAAATGGAAGCCAAAGATGCTAATTTGAAGCATCTTATCAGAGAATATCACGACGGACTTCTTCTCATTGAAATGAGCACTCGCACCATTTGGGACAAAGCTGCGGCTGACGAAGAAGGATTACAGTCGTTCTTTAAGAAGAACAAAAAGAACTATGCGTGGAAAGAACCACGCTTCAAAGGCATTGCTTACCACGTGCAAAATCAAGGCGATGTAAAGGCTGTGAAGAACTGTATTGCAAAAGTTCCATTTAAAGAATGGGGAAAAACACTACGCACTACATTCAACAATGATAGCACAATCCGTGTTCGTGTAGAGAAAGGACTGTTCAAAGCTGGCGACAACGCATTGGTAGATAGAGAGATTTTCAAGCAAAAAACAGAAGTTAAACCTGTAAAGGACTATCCTATTGATGCTGTTTATGGAAAGAAACTCAAAGCTCCAGAAGAATTGGACGATGTGCGCAGCCAAGTAGTATCTGACTACCAAGAGGTGTTGGAAAAAGAATGGGTGAAAGATTTGCGCAAGAAATATGCGGTAACAGTCAATCGCGAAGTATTGGCTACCGTAAACAAGCATTAA